Proteins encoded in a region of the Streptomyces sp. NBC_00513 genome:
- a CDS encoding DUF1918 domain-containing protein yields the protein MNASSPADGHGTHAEVGDQIVVGGPTIGKPGRDGEVIALHHEDGTPPYDVRWSDTGRTSVFFPGPDAHVRHLHDETGTPRHEERPNGATASH from the coding sequence CACGGGACCCACGCCGAGGTGGGCGACCAGATCGTCGTCGGCGGCCCCACCATCGGAAAGCCCGGCCGTGACGGCGAAGTCATCGCCCTGCATCATGAGGACGGCACCCCGCCGTACGACGTGCGCTGGTCCGACACCGGTCGTACCAGCGTGTTCTTCCCCGGCCCAGACGCCCACGTCCGGCACCTGCACGACGAAACCGGCACGCCGCGGCACGAGGAGAGGCCGAACGGCGCAACGGCCTCCCACTGA